A single region of the Paraburkholderia sprentiae WSM5005 genome encodes:
- a CDS encoding UbiH/UbiF family hydroxylase — MNAHHQTFDAAVIGGGLVGKTAALALTQGGLRVALLAQPCAALPAGAVFDSRVYALSSSSQALLERLRVWQALDHTRLGPVYDMRVYGDAHAELHFSAFQASVPQLAWIVESSVIERALDAALRFQPNLTWIDTRAQALDFSVDSASVGLANGSVLEADLVVGADGAHSWVRAQIGSKMVRRDYRQIGVVANFKAAKPHGETAYQWFRDGEIIALLPMPDGHVSLVWSARTEHAEQLLALDPERLAAEVEHVSGEQFGALDCVTPAQGFPLALQTVDRLVAPRVALVGDAAHLIHPLAGQGMNLGLRDVAALASTIGGKESFRDLGDMVLLRRYERARREDIRSLMIATDGLQKLFSVPGPLARAVRNTGMAFVGAQPFVKRWLVSAALG, encoded by the coding sequence ATGAACGCACACCACCAGACCTTTGATGCCGCCGTGATCGGCGGCGGGCTCGTCGGCAAGACCGCGGCGCTCGCGCTCACGCAAGGCGGGTTGCGCGTCGCACTGCTTGCGCAGCCTTGCGCGGCGCTGCCCGCCGGTGCTGTGTTCGACTCGCGCGTCTATGCGTTGTCGTCGAGTTCGCAGGCCTTGCTCGAACGGCTGCGGGTCTGGCAGGCGCTCGATCACACGCGGCTCGGGCCCGTCTACGACATGCGCGTCTACGGCGATGCGCACGCCGAGCTGCATTTCTCCGCGTTTCAGGCATCGGTGCCGCAACTAGCGTGGATCGTCGAGTCATCGGTGATCGAGCGCGCACTCGATGCAGCGCTGCGCTTCCAGCCGAACCTCACGTGGATCGACACGCGCGCACAGGCGCTCGATTTTTCTGTCGACAGCGCGAGCGTCGGCCTCGCGAACGGCAGCGTCCTCGAAGCCGATCTGGTAGTCGGCGCGGACGGCGCTCACTCGTGGGTGCGCGCGCAGATCGGCTCGAAGATGGTGCGTCGCGACTACAGACAGATCGGCGTGGTCGCCAATTTCAAAGCCGCGAAGCCGCACGGGGAAACCGCGTATCAGTGGTTCCGCGACGGCGAGATCATCGCGTTGCTGCCGATGCCCGACGGGCACGTGTCGCTGGTCTGGTCGGCCCGCACCGAACACGCCGAGCAGTTGCTCGCGCTCGATCCCGAGCGGCTCGCCGCCGAAGTCGAGCACGTGAGCGGTGAGCAATTCGGCGCGCTCGACTGCGTGACACCCGCGCAAGGCTTCCCGCTCGCGTTGCAGACCGTGGACCGGCTGGTCGCGCCGCGCGTCGCGCTGGTCGGCGATGCCGCGCATCTGATCCACCCGCTCGCAGGGCAGGGCATGAACCTGGGCTTGCGCGACGTCGCCGCGCTTGCTAGCACGATCGGCGGCAAGGAGTCATTCCGCGATCTCGGGGACATGGTCCTGCTGCGTCGCTACGAACGCGCGCGCCGCGAAGACATCCGCTCGCTGATGATCGCCACTGACGGGCTGCAGAAACTGTTCTCGGTGCCCGGTCCGCTCGCGCGCGCCGTGCGCAATACCGGGATGGCATTCGTCGGCGCGCAGCCATTCGTCAAGCGCTGGCTCGTGTCGGCCGCGCTCGGCTAA
- the ychF gene encoding redox-regulated ATPase YchF: protein MSLKCGIVGLPNVGKSTLFNALTKAGIAAENYPFCTIEPNVGIVEVPDARLKALAEIVKPERILPAVVEFVDIAGLVAGASKGEGLGNQFLANIRETDAITHVVRCFEDDNVIHVANKIDPLSDIEVINTELALADLATVEKALARYSKAAKSGNDKEAAKNAAVLEKVRAQLDQAKPVRALDLTDEEQATLKPFCLITAKPTMYVANVKENGFENNPHLDAITKFAAAEGAPVVAVCAAVEAEIADLDEADMEVFLADMGMHEPGLNRVIRAGFKLLGLQTYFTAGVKEVRAWTIHVGDTAPKAAGAIHTDFERGFIRAQTISFDDYITYKGEQGAKEAGKMRAEGKEYVVHDGDVMNFLFNV from the coding sequence ATGAGCCTCAAATGCGGCATCGTCGGCCTGCCCAACGTCGGCAAGTCCACCCTGTTCAATGCGCTGACCAAGGCGGGCATCGCCGCCGAAAACTATCCGTTCTGCACGATCGAGCCGAACGTCGGCATCGTCGAGGTGCCGGACGCGCGTCTGAAGGCGCTTGCCGAAATCGTCAAGCCCGAGCGCATCCTGCCGGCCGTCGTCGAGTTCGTCGACATTGCTGGACTGGTGGCCGGCGCGAGCAAGGGCGAAGGCCTCGGCAACCAGTTCCTCGCCAACATCCGCGAAACCGACGCGATCACGCACGTCGTGCGCTGCTTCGAGGACGACAACGTAATTCACGTCGCGAACAAGATCGATCCGCTGTCGGACATCGAGGTGATCAACACCGAACTCGCGCTTGCCGACCTTGCCACCGTCGAGAAGGCGCTCGCGCGCTATTCCAAGGCGGCCAAGTCGGGCAACGACAAGGAAGCCGCGAAGAACGCGGCGGTGCTGGAGAAGGTCCGCGCGCAACTCGACCAGGCGAAGCCGGTCCGCGCGCTCGATCTGACCGATGAAGAACAGGCCACGCTCAAGCCGTTCTGCCTGATCACCGCCAAGCCAACGATGTACGTCGCCAACGTGAAGGAAAACGGCTTCGAGAACAACCCGCACCTCGACGCCATCACGAAGTTCGCGGCGGCTGAAGGCGCGCCGGTCGTGGCCGTGTGCGCGGCGGTCGAAGCGGAAATCGCCGACCTCGACGAAGCCGACATGGAAGTCTTCCTCGCCGATATGGGCATGCACGAGCCGGGCCTGAACCGCGTGATCCGCGCGGGCTTCAAGCTGCTCGGCCTGCAGACCTACTTCACGGCGGGCGTGAAGGAAGTGCGCGCATGGACGATCCACGTCGGCGATACGGCGCCGAAGGCGGCCGGCGCGATCCACACCGACTTCGAGCGCGGCTTCATTCGCGCGCAGACGATCAGCTTCGACGACTACATCACCTACAAGGGCGAGCAAGGCGCGAAGGAAGCCGGCAAGATGCGCGCGGAAGGCAAGGAGTACGTCGTGCATGATGGCGACGTGATGAACTTCCTGTTCAACGTGTGA
- a CDS encoding DsbC family protein, producing the protein MKKTFRLAAAGLAIAAATLGCSAQADQATDKLKATLQTRLSDVTIKSVSKTPIAGLYEINLGTQIVYSDASGDYLMLGDLVESKTRKNLTEARLSETNRIDFASLPFGNAVKVVRGNGARKIAVFSDPNCPYCKQLEKTLLSIDNVTVYTFLYPVLSPDSTAKSKSIWCSADRAKAWESWMQDRQAPTAAATCDTAAIDKNLTLGRSMNVEGTPTVFLADGRRLPGAVPADRLDKELAAVR; encoded by the coding sequence ATGAAAAAGACCTTCCGACTCGCCGCCGCCGGGCTCGCGATCGCTGCCGCCACGCTCGGCTGCTCGGCACAGGCCGATCAAGCCACCGACAAGCTCAAAGCTACCCTGCAAACGCGTCTTTCCGACGTGACGATCAAGAGCGTGTCGAAGACGCCGATCGCAGGCCTGTACGAAATCAATCTCGGCACGCAGATCGTCTACAGCGATGCGAGCGGCGACTATCTGATGCTCGGCGACCTGGTGGAATCGAAGACGCGCAAGAATCTGACCGAAGCACGCCTGTCGGAAACCAACCGCATCGACTTCGCGAGCCTGCCGTTCGGCAACGCGGTGAAGGTCGTGCGCGGCAACGGCGCGCGCAAGATCGCGGTGTTCTCCGACCCGAACTGCCCATACTGCAAGCAGCTCGAAAAGACGCTGCTGTCGATCGACAACGTGACGGTCTACACGTTCCTGTACCCGGTGCTATCGCCGGACTCGACGGCCAAGTCGAAGTCGATCTGGTGCTCGGCCGATCGCGCGAAAGCGTGGGAATCGTGGATGCAGGACCGTCAGGCGCCGACCGCCGCCGCCACCTGCGACACCGCTGCGATCGACAAAAACCTCACGCTCGGCCGGTCGATGAACGTCGAGGGCACGCCGACCGTGTTCCTCGCCGACGGCCGACGCCTGCCCGGCGCTGTACCGGCCGACCGGCTCGATAAGGAACTGGCGGCAGTGCGCTGA
- a CDS encoding tlde1 domain-containing protein: protein MKVSKMTWTYSQASGTLSRNGNLVARGYSGHGAGKNKHSMQTVRSVGPIPKGSYTIGSPRHSARVGPFAMPLTPHPETQTFGRDAFFIHGDSKRHPGSASNGCIVISERAVRERVWSSGDHRLLVER, encoded by the coding sequence ATGAAGGTGTCAAAGATGACGTGGACGTACAGCCAGGCTTCGGGAACCCTGTCCCGCAACGGCAACCTTGTCGCTCGCGGATATTCGGGCCACGGCGCGGGCAAAAACAAACACTCCATGCAAACGGTCCGATCCGTCGGACCGATACCGAAAGGTTCCTACACCATTGGGTCGCCAAGACATTCCGCTCGTGTCGGACCTTTCGCCATGCCGTTGACGCCTCATCCGGAAACGCAAACCTTTGGGCGCGACGCCTTCTTCATACATGGCGACAGCAAGAGGCATCCAGGTAGCGCATCGAACGGATGTATCGTCATTTCGGAGCGGGCCGTCCGCGAACGAGTCTGGTCAAGCGGCGACCATCGTCTACTGGTCGAACGATGA
- a CDS encoding M61 family metallopeptidase, whose product MKPIRYTIVPSHPAAHLFQVTVTVADPDPAGQRFMLPVWIPGSYMVREFARNIVTLRAVNDAGRKVRVEKIDKHTWQAAPVKGALTLHYEVYAWDMSVRAAHLDDTIGFFNGTSVFLSPLGHEDAQCVVDIQKPQGAAYRGWRVATALPEARGTKRYSFGEYRAQNYDELIDHPVTLGEFALATFNAHGVPHDVVIGGRVIGLDMDRLCKDLKRICEAQIALFEPKSKKAPVERYVFMTQAVTDGYGGLEHRASTALICNRADLPVQGREAMSEGYRTYLGLCSHEYFHTWNVKRIKPAVFAPYDLGVENYTSMLWLFEGFTSYYDDLMLVRSGVISLDDYFGLLGKVIGGVQRGSGRLKQSVAESSFDAWVKYYRQDENAPNAIVSYYTKGSLIALAFDLTIRAQTGNRKSLDDVMRLLWKRFGRDFYRGQPVGVDESEIEAIFAEASGAQLDELFAEGVRGTRDLPLDALLAPFGVALAADVDKNGKPSLGVRLRGGADCTLATVHEGSAAQKAGLSAGDVLLALDGLRVTGGNIDALLSRYQPGAKVEVHAFRRDELRVTQVKLDGPEVARYKLALSDHRPAARKARKRWLAQ is encoded by the coding sequence ATGAAGCCGATCCGCTACACCATCGTTCCCAGTCACCCCGCCGCCCACCTGTTCCAAGTCACTGTGACCGTCGCCGATCCCGATCCGGCCGGTCAGCGTTTCATGCTGCCGGTGTGGATTCCGGGCAGCTACATGGTGCGCGAGTTCGCGCGCAACATCGTCACGCTGCGCGCGGTGAACGACGCGGGCCGCAAGGTGCGCGTCGAGAAGATCGACAAGCACACGTGGCAGGCCGCGCCGGTCAAGGGAGCCTTGACGCTGCACTACGAGGTGTACGCATGGGACATGTCGGTGCGCGCCGCGCATCTGGACGACACGATCGGCTTTTTCAACGGCACGAGCGTGTTTCTGTCGCCGCTCGGCCATGAAGACGCGCAATGCGTAGTCGATATCCAGAAGCCGCAGGGCGCCGCGTATCGCGGCTGGCGCGTCGCGACCGCGCTGCCGGAAGCGCGCGGCACGAAGCGCTACAGTTTCGGCGAGTATCGCGCGCAGAACTACGACGAACTGATCGACCATCCGGTGACGCTCGGCGAATTCGCGCTCGCGACGTTCAACGCGCACGGCGTGCCGCACGACGTCGTGATCGGAGGTCGCGTGATCGGGCTCGACATGGACCGTCTGTGCAAAGACCTGAAGCGCATCTGCGAGGCGCAGATCGCGTTGTTCGAACCGAAGTCGAAAAAGGCACCGGTCGAGCGCTATGTATTCATGACGCAGGCCGTCACCGACGGTTACGGCGGGCTCGAGCATCGCGCGTCGACCGCGCTCATCTGCAATCGCGCCGACCTGCCGGTGCAGGGCCGCGAAGCGATGAGCGAGGGCTACCGGACTTATCTCGGTCTGTGCAGCCACGAGTATTTCCACACGTGGAACGTGAAGCGCATCAAGCCGGCCGTGTTCGCGCCGTATGACCTCGGCGTCGAAAACTACACGTCGATGCTATGGCTGTTCGAGGGTTTCACGTCGTACTACGATGACCTGATGCTCGTCCGCAGCGGCGTGATCTCGCTCGACGACTACTTCGGCCTGCTCGGCAAAGTGATTGGCGGCGTGCAGCGCGGCAGTGGGCGTCTGAAGCAGAGCGTCGCCGAGAGCTCGTTCGATGCGTGGGTCAAATACTATCGGCAAGACGAGAACGCGCCGAACGCGATCGTCAGCTATTACACGAAGGGCTCGCTGATCGCGCTCGCCTTCGATCTGACGATCCGCGCGCAGACCGGCAACCGGAAATCGCTCGACGACGTCATGCGTCTGCTGTGGAAGCGCTTTGGCCGTGACTTTTACCGAGGCCAGCCGGTTGGCGTCGACGAAAGCGAGATCGAGGCGATTTTCGCGGAAGCGAGCGGCGCGCAACTGGACGAATTGTTCGCTGAGGGCGTACGTGGCACGCGCGATCTGCCGCTCGACGCGCTGCTCGCGCCGTTCGGCGTCGCGCTCGCAGCGGACGTCGACAAGAACGGCAAGCCGTCGCTTGGCGTGCGGCTTCGCGGCGGCGCGGATTGCACGCTCGCGACGGTACACGAAGGCAGCGCTGCGCAGAAGGCGGGCCTCTCCGCCGGCGACGTGCTGCTCGCGCTCGATGGCCTGCGCGTGACCGGCGGGAATATCGATGCTCTGCTGTCGCGCTATCAGCCGGGCGCGAAAGTCGAGGTGCATGCGTTCCGCCGCGACGAACTGCGCGTCACGCAGGTCAAGCTCGACGGTCCCGAAGTGGCG
- the ugpB gene encoding sn-glycerol-3-phosphate ABC transporter substrate-binding protein UgpB: MNYKPLFRSLSVAAVLSIGVSQAAHAATEIQFWHAMEAALGERLNDIANDFNKSQSDYKIVPVFKGTYDQTLAAGIAAYRSGNAPAILQVYEVGTATMMQAKKAIVPVTQVFKDAGVPLDQKAFVPTIASYYSDSKTGELISMPFNSSTPVLYYNKDAFKKAGLDPNQPPKTWAELHADAQKLKSSGMSCGYSSGWQSWIQLENYSAWHAAPFASRNNGFDGMDAKLEFNKPLQVAHIQFLQNMAKDGTFTYVGRKDEPVSKFYSGDCGIITNSSGSLATIKKYAKFSFGTGMMPYDDSVKGAPQNAIIGGASLWVLSGKDPAVYKGVAKFLAYLATAPVAAKWHQDTGYLPITTAAYDLTRQQGFYDKNPGSDTAIRQMLNKPPLPFTKGLRLGNMPQIRTVIDEELEQVWADKKTPQQALDSSVARGDDLLRRFEKASN; encoded by the coding sequence ATGAATTACAAGCCGCTGTTCCGTTCACTTTCCGTCGCCGCCGTATTGAGTATCGGCGTCAGCCAGGCGGCTCACGCCGCGACCGAAATCCAGTTCTGGCATGCAATGGAAGCTGCACTGGGCGAACGTCTGAACGACATCGCGAACGACTTCAACAAATCGCAGAGCGACTACAAGATCGTGCCCGTGTTCAAGGGCACCTACGACCAGACCCTCGCCGCCGGTATCGCCGCCTATCGCAGCGGCAACGCGCCGGCCATCCTGCAGGTCTACGAGGTCGGCACCGCGACGATGATGCAGGCGAAGAAAGCCATCGTCCCGGTGACGCAGGTATTCAAGGATGCGGGCGTGCCGCTCGATCAGAAAGCCTTCGTGCCGACCATCGCGAGTTACTACAGCGACTCGAAAACCGGCGAGCTCATCTCGATGCCGTTCAACAGCTCGACGCCGGTGCTGTACTACAACAAGGATGCGTTCAAGAAGGCCGGCCTCGACCCGAACCAGCCGCCGAAGACCTGGGCCGAACTGCACGCCGACGCGCAGAAACTGAAGTCGTCGGGCATGTCGTGCGGCTACTCGTCCGGCTGGCAGAGCTGGATTCAGCTCGAGAACTACAGCGCGTGGCATGCGGCGCCGTTTGCGTCGCGCAACAACGGCTTCGACGGCATGGACGCGAAGCTCGAATTCAACAAGCCGCTGCAGGTCGCGCACATCCAGTTCCTGCAGAACATGGCGAAGGACGGCACGTTCACCTACGTCGGCCGCAAGGACGAACCGGTGTCGAAGTTCTATAGCGGCGACTGCGGCATCATCACGAACTCGTCGGGCTCGCTCGCGACAATCAAGAAATACGCGAAGTTCAGCTTCGGCACCGGCATGATGCCGTACGACGACAGCGTGAAGGGCGCGCCGCAAAACGCGATCATCGGCGGGGCGAGCTTGTGGGTGCTGTCGGGCAAGGACCCGGCGGTCTACAAGGGGGTCGCGAAGTTCCTCGCGTATCTGGCCACGGCACCGGTCGCCGCGAAGTGGCATCAGGACACGGGCTATCTGCCGATCACGACCGCCGCGTACGATCTCACGCGCCAGCAGGGCTTCTACGACAAGAACCCCGGCAGCGACACCGCGATCCGCCAGATGCTGAACAAGCCGCCGCTGCCGTTCACGAAGGGTCTGCGTCTGGGCAACATGCCGCAGATCCGCACCGTGATCGACGAAGAACTCGAGCAGGTGTGGGCGGACAAGAAGACGCCGCAGCAAGCGCTCGATTCGTCGGTCGCGCGCGGCGACGACCTGCTGCGCCGTTTCGAAAAGGCCAGTAACTAG